Proteins encoded within one genomic window of Sphingosinicella ginsenosidimutans:
- the prsK gene encoding XrtA/PEP-CTERM system histidine kinase PrsK, whose protein sequence is MTALLGLWSHMLAALLYGALAIVQLRRWTGDAASRPLITAFAVLAVWAIFAGLLGPYDLLSRLAESGRNLAFLAFMYGLMPAEEGEESRGGVKAVYAAVAAVIGLQIVVGGIIPGFRNLPTAFAALTATAQVLGLTIASGALILVHNLYGQAAPASRGQLRYPMLALAAMWAFDLHLYTVAYFMHGETAGLFALRGLIAALLAPLFALGLRDNPRWKVQLSRAATFQSVSVVAILSYLIVMMSAARALEIVGGDWARAAQIGLVAAMTLAALILLPSARARGWLGVMLAKHVFEHRYDYREEWLRFTDTVGRQGDGDATLEERVVKAIADIGGAPGGVMLLTDGRRLTPGPRWNSALRLAPVGDDGADLIRHVEADAYVIDFSAPRGRENDPPVPAWLAEAGAWAGVPLIHSGRLLGLVLLEHPPHRRPLDWEDFDLFRTAGIQAASYIAEARGQQALADARRFDEFNRRFAFIMHDIKNLVSQLSLVARNAERHADNPDFRADMIATLQASVRKMNDLLARLSPGAAREADPARAIRVMDVIETVAGPRRRTRAFRIEGDVHLAAMAGPAGLEQALSHLVQNAIDASGPDQPIELRAYESGGDVAIEVADHGCGMAPDFVAHRLFQPFASTKETGFGIGAYEARELIHAMGGRIEVDSVVGEGTRFTLILPGAASQSPLYYERMRA, encoded by the coding sequence ATGACGGCGCTGCTCGGCCTGTGGAGCCACATGCTCGCCGCGCTGCTCTACGGCGCGCTCGCGATCGTCCAGCTGCGCCGCTGGACCGGCGATGCGGCGAGCCGGCCGCTGATCACGGCATTCGCGGTGCTCGCGGTCTGGGCGATCTTCGCCGGCCTGCTCGGTCCCTACGATCTCCTGTCCCGGCTCGCGGAAAGCGGCCGCAATCTCGCCTTCCTCGCCTTCATGTACGGCCTGATGCCGGCCGAGGAGGGCGAGGAGAGCCGCGGAGGGGTCAAGGCCGTCTATGCGGCCGTGGCGGCCGTCATCGGGCTCCAGATCGTCGTCGGCGGCATCATTCCCGGATTCCGCAATCTCCCGACGGCTTTTGCGGCGCTGACCGCGACAGCCCAGGTGCTCGGCCTCACCATCGCGTCGGGCGCGCTGATCCTGGTCCACAACCTCTACGGCCAGGCGGCCCCGGCCTCGCGCGGGCAGCTTCGCTATCCGATGCTGGCGCTTGCCGCGATGTGGGCCTTCGACCTTCATCTCTACACCGTCGCCTATTTCATGCATGGCGAGACCGCCGGCCTGTTCGCCCTGCGAGGGCTGATCGCGGCGCTGCTCGCCCCGCTGTTCGCGCTGGGGCTGCGCGACAATCCGCGCTGGAAGGTGCAGCTGTCGCGCGCCGCGACGTTCCAGTCGGTCTCGGTGGTGGCGATCCTCTCCTACCTCATCGTGATGATGTCGGCGGCGCGCGCGCTGGAGATCGTCGGCGGCGATTGGGCGCGGGCCGCCCAGATCGGGCTGGTCGCGGCGATGACGCTTGCAGCGCTGATCCTTCTCCCATCGGCGCGGGCCCGCGGATGGCTCGGCGTGATGCTGGCCAAGCACGTCTTCGAACATCGCTACGACTATCGTGAGGAATGGCTTCGTTTCACCGACACGGTCGGCCGGCAGGGGGACGGCGATGCGACGCTCGAGGAGCGGGTGGTGAAGGCGATTGCCGACATCGGCGGCGCGCCCGGCGGCGTCATGCTGCTCACCGACGGCCGGCGGCTGACCCCGGGGCCGCGCTGGAACTCCGCCCTTCGCCTTGCGCCGGTGGGCGACGACGGCGCCGACCTCATCCGTCATGTCGAAGCCGACGCCTATGTGATCGATTTCAGCGCGCCGCGCGGACGCGAGAACGATCCGCCGGTGCCCGCGTGGCTCGCCGAAGCCGGTGCCTGGGCGGGCGTTCCGCTGATCCATTCCGGGCGGCTCCTCGGCCTCGTCCTCCTCGAACATCCGCCGCACCGGCGCCCGCTCGACTGGGAGGATTTCGATCTCTTTCGCACCGCCGGTATCCAGGCGGCGAGCTATATCGCCGAAGCGCGCGGGCAGCAGGCGCTGGCCGACGCGCGGCGATTCGACGAATTCAACCGGCGCTTCGCCTTCATCATGCACGACATCAAGAATCTGGTCAGCCAGCTCTCCCTCGTCGCCCGCAATGCCGAGCGACATGCCGACAATCCGGACTTCCGCGCCGACATGATCGCGACGCTCCAGGCTTCGGTCCGCAAGATGAACGATCTGCTCGCCCGCCTCTCCCCAGGCGCCGCGCGCGAGGCCGATCCGGCGCGGGCGATCCGGGTGATGGACGTGATCGAGACGGTGGCTGGCCCGCGCCGCCGGACCCGCGCGTTCCGAATCGAGGGCGATGTCCATCTCGCGGCGATGGCGGGGCCGGCGGGGCTGGAGCAGGCGTTGTCCCACCTCGTCCAGAACGCGATCGACGCGAGCGGGCCGGACCAGCCGATCGAGCTTCGCGCCTATGAAAGCGGCGGCGACGTCGCGATCGAGGTGGCCGATCACGGCTGCGGGATGGCGCCGGATTTCGTCGCCCATCGGCTGTTCCAGCCCTTCGCCTCGACCAAGGAGACCGGCTTCGGAATCGGCGCCTATGAGGCCCGCGAGCTCATCCACGCCATGGGCGGCCGGATCGAGGTCGACAGCGTCGTCGGCGAAGGAACGAGGTTCACCCTGATCCTGCCCGGCGCCGCCAGCCAATCCCCGCTTTATTATGAACGGATGCGCGCATGA